The following DNA comes from Kitasatospora sp. NBC_01287.
CGCGACCGCTCCCCGAGGTAGGGCTTGACGAAGCCGGCCAGGTGGGCGGAGGCGCCCCGGGAGTCCTGCGGGAGGCCGTGCCGGTACTTGCCGGTGAGCACTCCGCGCCCGAGCGGCGAGGAGGCGAGCAGGCCGATCCCGGCGTCCAGCGCGGCCGGCAGCACCTCGCGCTCGATGCCGCGCTGCAGCAGGGAGTACTCCATCTGCGTCCCGGCCAGCGGCACCCGGCCGGGGGCGCAGCGCTGCCAGGTGGCGGCCTTGGCGAGCTGCCAGCCGCTGTAGTTGGAGACTCCGACGTAGCGGGCCCGTCCGGAGCTGACGGCCAGGTCCAGCGCGTGCATGGTCTCCTCGGTGGGTGTGCCGGGGTCGAACGCGTGCACCTGCCACAGGTCCACGTGGTCGGTGCCGAGCCGGCGCAGCGAGGCGTCCAGCGAGGCCAGCAGCCGTCCACGCGAGGCGTCGAAGCGGCGGTCGGCGGCGGGGGCGCTGCCGGACTTGGTGGCGATCACCAGCTCCGAGCGCGGGACCAGACTGTCCGTCAGCCGGGAGAGCAGGTACTCCGCGCCGCCGTCCGCGTAGGCGTCGGCGGTGTCGACGAGGGTGCCGCCGGCGTCCACGAACGCCTTGAGCTGCTCGGCTGCCTCCGACTCCTCGGTGTCCCGGCCCCAGGTCATGGTGCCCAGGCCCAGGCACGAGACCCGCAGACCGGTCCGGCCGAGATGACGCTGCTCCATGGCGGGAGAACCCCCTCGATCGTGATGTGGCCGCCCCGGCCGCGGGCACCCTGGCCGGTCGAGCACCCCGGCCCGGAGAACGCGGGGGAACGCGCCGGTCGGATGCGCAGCCCGGTCGGACGGAAGCATGAAAACCTGGTCGGATGAACGCCCGGGCGGGGCCCGGCGTGTCGGCACCATCGAGCGTAGTGGCCCGTGCGAGGCCTGCCGCGCAGACCCGCAGGAGCGGGGCGCGCCTGCCGGGTGATGTGATCCGCGCCACCACTACCGGCCGGTAGCAACGCCCGGCCGGTCAGGACTACGCTCTGGGCGGCACCCCCTCCCGAAAGGCGTGGCACGCTATGCGACTCGGTATCAACCTCGGCTACTGGGGACTCGGCCTGGACGCCGACAACATCGCCGTCGCGCAGGAGGCCGACCGGCTCGGCTACTCGGTCTGCTGGGCCGCCGAGGCCTACGGCTCGGACGCGGCCACCGTGCTCGCCTACGTCGCGGCGAAGACCGAGCGGATCGACGTCGGTTCGGCGATCTTCCAGATCCCGGCCCGCACCCCGGCGATGACGGCGATGACCGCCGCCACCCTGGACGCCCTCTCCGGCGGCCGGTTCCGGCTCGGTCTCGGCGTCTCCGGGCCGCAGGTCTCCGAGGGCTGGTACGGCGTCAAGTTCGACAAGCCGCTGGCCCGCACCCGGGAGTACGCGCAGATCATCCGCAAGGCGATGTCACGCGAACGGCTGGTGCACGAGGGCGACAACTGGACGCTGCCGCTGCCCGGTGGCCCGGGCAAGGCGCTGAAGCTGACGGTGCATCCGGTGCGCGAGCGGATCCCGCTCTACCTCGCGGCGATCGGGCCCAAGAACGTGGAGTTGGCCGGTGAGATCGCCGACGGCTGGCTCGGCCTCTTCTTCGCGCCGGAGCAGGCCGAGGCGCCGCTGGAGCGGCTGCGGGCCGGGCGCGCCAAGGCGGGGCTGACCCTGGACGGCTTCGACCTCTGCCCCACCGTGCCGATCGCGGTCGGCACCGACCTGGCGGCCGCCGCCGACACCCAGCGGGTCTACGCCTCGCTCTACATCGGCGGGATGGGCAGCAAGGAGCAGAACTTCTACAAGCAGCAGGCCCAGCGGATGGGTTACGAGCGCGAGGCCGAGGAGATCCAGCAGCGCTACCTGGCCGGGGACAAGCAGGGCGCGGCGGCCGCCGTCCCGCAGGACTTCATCGACGCCACCTCGCTGCTCGGCGGCAAGGAGCGGATCGCCGATCGGATGCAGGCCTACGCGGCGGCCGGGGTCACCACGCTCACCCTCTCCCCGGCGGGCTGGACGCTGGCGGAGCGGGTCGCCGCGCTGCGCACCGGGGTCGAGGCGCTGGAGTTGGCGGGCCTCGGGTAACCAGGCGTCAGCGGCGACCCCGTAGGCTTGGGTCATGCCCACACTGCTGTTGGTACGCCATGGCCGGTCGACCGCGAACTCAGCCGGGATCCTCGCCGGTTGGACTCCCGGCGTGGACCTGGACGAGAGCGGCCGGGCCCAGGCCGAGGCACTGGTGGACCGGCTGGCAGGGGTGCCGCTGGCGCTCGCGGTGAGCAGCCCGCTGGAGCGCTGCCGCCAGACCCTGGCCCCGCTCCTCGCGGCCCGCCCCGAGCTCGGCGAGCCGACCCTGGACGAGCGGCTCGGCGAGTGC
Coding sequences within:
- a CDS encoding aldo/keto reductase yields the protein MEQRHLGRTGLRVSCLGLGTMTWGRDTEESEAAEQLKAFVDAGGTLVDTADAYADGGAEYLLSRLTDSLVPRSELVIATKSGSAPAADRRFDASRGRLLASLDASLRRLGTDHVDLWQVHAFDPGTPTEETMHALDLAVSSGRARYVGVSNYSGWQLAKAATWQRCAPGRVPLAGTQMEYSLLQRGIEREVLPAALDAGIGLLASSPLGRGVLTGKYRHGLPQDSRGASAHLAGFVKPYLGERSRRIVDAVATAADGLASSPLAVALSWVRDRPGVASAIVGARTAAQLAAALSVEALTLPGEIRGALDDISAPVRRYPDQDWNEL
- a CDS encoding LLM class F420-dependent oxidoreductase → MRLGINLGYWGLGLDADNIAVAQEADRLGYSVCWAAEAYGSDAATVLAYVAAKTERIDVGSAIFQIPARTPAMTAMTAATLDALSGGRFRLGLGVSGPQVSEGWYGVKFDKPLARTREYAQIIRKAMSRERLVHEGDNWTLPLPGGPGKALKLTVHPVRERIPLYLAAIGPKNVELAGEIADGWLGLFFAPEQAEAPLERLRAGRAKAGLTLDGFDLCPTVPIAVGTDLAAAADTQRVYASLYIGGMGSKEQNFYKQQAQRMGYEREAEEIQQRYLAGDKQGAAAAVPQDFIDATSLLGGKERIADRMQAYAAAGVTTLTLSPAGWTLAERVAALRTGVEALELAGLG